The region ACGCTGACCACCGTCGTTCTGAACACCGGTGATGGTCTGAAGACGCTGGATGCGGTGGCCGGTACGGGGCTGACGGCGACCATTCGTCCCAACCTGGACTCTTTCCGAGAGGCCGGGCTCGCCTAGGGCTTGGCTCGGAGGGTTGTTTCTCTGCTGCGGGCCGGTGGGGGCCGGTCGCGCAGTTCCCCGCGCCCCTTTGGGGCGCTACCCGACCGGAGGTCACAAGGAATGAGCGTCAACGTCCGCATCCCCACCATCCTGCGCACCTACACCGGTGGTCAGGCCGAGGTGACGGCCGAGGGTGGGACCCTCGGCGAGGTCATCGCCGATCTGGAGAAGAACCACGCCGGTATCTCCGCCCGCGTTCTCGACGACCAGGGCAAGCTGCGCCGGTTCGTCAACGTCTACGTGAACGATGACGACGTCCGCTTCGAGCAGGGCCTGGAGACGGCGACACCGGA is a window of Streptomyces mirabilis DNA encoding:
- a CDS encoding MoaD/ThiS family protein; translation: MSVNVRIPTILRTYTGGQAEVTAEGGTLGEVIADLEKNHAGISARVLDDQGKLRRFVNVYVNDDDVRFEQGLETATPDGAGVSIIPAVAGG